DNA from Marinagarivorans cellulosilyticus:
CGATACCTTTCATAAACAGGGTGCGATCATCAATTTGGTTGGTCAGTGCTTGTTTGAGTAGTACCTTAATTTCAACATCTTTAACCACGCTGCGCTGCATGGCTGAAAGGTAATCATCTTTATCAACAAGGTTCCAGTCAACGACTTGCTGGACTTCTTGCTTCAGAATAAGGTCTAACCAAATGCGTGTTGCGCGTCCATTGCCCTCGCGAAAAGGGTGGGCAATATTCATCTCAACATACTTCTCGATGATTTCATCAAAACTACTCTGCGGCATGGCGCTGATGTGTTTGAGCGAAGGCTCTAGATACATCACTGGAGCAAAGCGGAAGTCACCTTTGGCGATGTTTACATCGCGTACTTTGCCCGCGAAGTCATAGATTTCTTCGAATAG
Protein-coding regions in this window:
- the fic gene encoding protein adenylyltransferase Fic, producing MILDNKLNITDQIELAKAEERISKLKAKQLFDSGDINKVEVGTFAGLSFIHAYLFEEIYDFAGKVRDVNIAKGDFRFAPVMYLEPSLKHISAMPQSSFDEIIEKYVEMNIAHPFREGNGRATRIWLDLILKQEVQQVVDWNLVDKDDYLSAMQRSVVKDVEIKVLLKQALTNQIDDRTLFMKGIDVSYFYEGYSEFKTDDL